One genomic window of Indioceanicola profundi includes the following:
- the lipB gene encoding lipoyl(octanoyl) transferase LipB, whose product MSSIEWRISERLVEYPEALSFMENRVADIRAGAAPETIWLLEHPPLYTAGTSAKDGDLLTPQRFPVFQAGRGGQYTYHGPGQRIGYVMLDVQARGGDLHDFVWRLEEWLIRTLAQFAVKGERRCGRVGVWVDMAAHGQPGVENKIAAIGVRVRRGVSFHGVSLNVEPDLDHFGGIVPCGIREHGVTSLAALGNIVTMAEVDAAMKEAFREVFLEDAALRPACA is encoded by the coding sequence ATGTCGTCCATCGAGTGGCGGATCAGCGAACGGCTGGTGGAGTATCCGGAGGCCCTGTCCTTCATGGAGAACAGGGTGGCGGACATCCGCGCCGGCGCGGCCCCGGAAACCATCTGGCTGCTGGAGCATCCGCCGCTCTACACCGCCGGCACCAGCGCCAAGGACGGCGACCTCCTGACGCCGCAGCGCTTTCCCGTGTTCCAGGCCGGCCGCGGCGGGCAGTACACCTATCACGGTCCCGGCCAGCGCATCGGCTATGTGATGCTGGACGTGCAGGCCCGCGGCGGCGACCTGCACGATTTCGTCTGGCGGCTGGAGGAATGGCTCATCCGCACCCTGGCCCAGTTCGCGGTGAAGGGGGAGCGGCGGTGCGGCCGCGTCGGCGTCTGGGTGGACATGGCCGCCCATGGCCAGCCTGGCGTGGAGAACAAGATCGCCGCTATCGGCGTCCGGGTGCGCCGCGGCGTCAGCTTCCATGGCGTGTCCCTGAATGTGGAGCCGGACCTGGACCATTTCGGCGGCATCGTCCCCTGCGGCATCCGGGAGCATGGCGTCACCTCGCTGGCAGCGCTCGGCAACATCGTCACCATGGCGGAGGTGGATGCCGCGATGAAGGAGGCGTTCCGGGAGGTGTTCCTGGAGGACGCCGCCCTGCGCCCCGCCTGCGCCTGA
- a CDS encoding NADP-dependent malic enzyme: protein MSDSFRDAALDYHRLPTPGKIAVTPTKPLATQRDLALAYSPGVAAACEAIVEDEANAALYTSRSNLVAVITNGTAVLGLGDIGPLASKPVMEGKGVLFKKFAGIDVFDIEVNEKDPEKLVEVIAALEPTFGGINLEDIKAPECFYVESKLRERLKIPVFHDDQHGTAIIVAAAITNALALTGRDIGSVKLVCSGAGAAAMACLDLLVDMGMPVENIWVSDIKGVVYDGRTELMDPRKQRYAKPTNARTLGDIIEGADIFLGLSAPRVLTPEMVSRMANGPIVMALANPTPEIMPELVKSVRPDAIIATGRSDYPNQVNNVLCFPFIFRGALDVGATTINEAMKIAAVRAIAELARAEASDVVATAYGDSSPGFGPEYLIPRPFDPRLILQIAPAVAKAAMDSGVARRPIEDFDAYRDRLSQFVFRSGLLMKPVFARAKSDPRRVAYAEGEEERVLRAVQFVVDDNLARPVLIGRREVVNRRIEKLGLRIRTGEHFDLVDPQADARYNDYWTAYHDVMQRRGVSPDRARQVVRTNSTVIGSLMLRKGDADAMVCGTVGLYDWHLKHVLDVVGLRRGVQVPASLSVLILNRGTFFLADTYVNPDPSPTEIAEMTKLAAEEVRRFGVTPKVALLSHSNFGSHTDASAVKMREALGEIEARCPGLEVEGEMHADAALSEEIRLRIFPNSRLKGEANLMIMPTRDAANIAFNLVKVLGDGLAVGPVLLGAAQPAHILTPSVTVRGIVNMTALAVVDAQMHSAAEPPGSFAI from the coding sequence ATGTCCGACAGCTTCCGCGACGCCGCTCTCGATTACCACCGGCTTCCGACGCCGGGTAAGATCGCAGTCACGCCGACCAAGCCGCTGGCGACCCAGCGCGATCTGGCGCTGGCCTATTCCCCCGGCGTGGCGGCGGCCTGCGAGGCAATCGTCGAGGACGAGGCGAATGCCGCCCTCTACACCTCCCGCTCCAACCTGGTGGCGGTGATCACCAACGGCACGGCGGTGCTGGGCCTCGGCGACATCGGCCCGCTGGCCTCCAAGCCGGTGATGGAGGGCAAGGGCGTCCTGTTCAAGAAGTTCGCCGGCATCGACGTCTTCGACATCGAGGTGAACGAGAAGGACCCGGAGAAGCTGGTCGAGGTGATCGCGGCGCTGGAGCCCACCTTCGGCGGCATCAACCTTGAGGACATCAAGGCGCCGGAATGCTTCTACGTGGAAAGCAAGCTGCGCGAGCGGCTGAAGATTCCCGTCTTCCATGACGACCAGCACGGCACCGCCATCATCGTGGCCGCCGCCATCACCAACGCGCTGGCGCTGACCGGCCGCGACATCGGCTCGGTGAAGCTGGTCTGCTCCGGCGCCGGGGCCGCGGCGATGGCCTGCCTGGACCTGCTGGTCGACATGGGCATGCCGGTGGAGAACATCTGGGTCAGCGACATCAAGGGCGTGGTCTATGACGGCCGCACCGAGCTGATGGACCCGCGCAAGCAGCGCTACGCCAAGCCCACGAACGCCCGAACCCTGGGCGATATCATCGAGGGCGCCGACATCTTCCTGGGCCTGTCCGCCCCGCGCGTGCTGACGCCGGAGATGGTGTCGCGCATGGCGAATGGCCCCATTGTCATGGCCTTGGCGAACCCCACGCCCGAGATCATGCCGGAACTGGTGAAGTCCGTCCGCCCCGACGCCATCATCGCGACCGGCCGGTCGGACTATCCGAATCAGGTCAACAACGTCCTCTGCTTCCCCTTCATCTTCCGCGGCGCGCTGGATGTCGGCGCGACCACGATCAACGAGGCGATGAAGATCGCCGCTGTGCGCGCCATCGCCGAGCTGGCGCGGGCGGAGGCCAGCGATGTGGTCGCCACCGCCTATGGCGACAGTTCCCCCGGTTTCGGGCCGGAATATCTGATCCCGCGGCCGTTCGATCCGCGCCTGATCCTGCAGATCGCCCCGGCCGTGGCCAAGGCGGCCATGGACAGCGGCGTGGCCCGCCGGCCCATCGAGGATTTCGACGCCTACCGCGACCGGCTGTCCCAGTTCGTCTTCCGCTCCGGCCTGCTGATGAAGCCGGTCTTCGCCCGCGCCAAGTCCGACCCGCGGCGCGTCGCCTATGCCGAGGGCGAGGAGGAGCGGGTGCTGCGCGCGGTGCAGTTCGTGGTGGATGACAATCTTGCCCGTCCGGTCCTGATCGGCCGGCGCGAGGTGGTGAACCGCCGCATCGAGAAGCTGGGCCTGCGCATCCGCACCGGCGAGCATTTCGACCTGGTCGATCCCCAGGCTGACGCCCGCTACAACGATTACTGGACCGCCTATCACGATGTGATGCAGCGCCGCGGCGTCAGCCCGGACCGGGCGCGGCAGGTGGTGCGCACCAACTCCACCGTGATCGGCAGTCTGATGCTGCGCAAGGGCGATGCCGACGCCATGGTCTGCGGCACGGTGGGCCTCTACGACTGGCACCTGAAGCATGTGCTGGACGTGGTCGGCCTGCGCCGCGGCGTGCAGGTGCCGGCCTCCCTTTCCGTGCTGATCCTGAACCGGGGCACGTTCTTCCTGGCCGACACCTATGTGAATCCCGACCCGTCCCCGACGGAAATCGCCGAGATGACGAAGCTGGCGGCGGAGGAGGTGCGGCGGTTCGGTGTCACGCCGAAGGTAGCGCTGCTCTCCCACTCCAACTTCGGCAGCCATACGGACGCTTCGGCCGTGAAGATGCGTGAGGCCTTGGGTGAGATCGAAGCGCGCTGCCCCGGCCTGGAGGTGGAGGGCGAGATGCATGCCGACGCGGCGCTGTCGGAGGAGATCCGGCTCCGCATCTTCCCGAACTCCCGCCTGAAGGGGGAGGCGAACCTGATGATCATGCCGACCCGCGATGCCGCGAACATCGCCTTCAATCTGGTCAAGGTCCTGGGCGACGGTCTGGCGGTCGGGCCGGTGCTGCTGGGGGCCGCCCAGCCGGCGCATATCCTGACGCCCAGCGTTACGGTTCGCGGAATTGTCAACATGACGGCGCTGGCCGTCGTCGATGCCCAGATGCATTCTGCGGCCGAACCGCCCGGAAGCTTCGCCATCTGA